A genomic segment from Nocardiopsis sp. Huas11 encodes:
- a CDS encoding TetR/AcrR family transcriptional regulator, whose translation MPRAGLTPRVVAEEAARLCDEEGFDALTLASLAKRVGVAAPSLYKHVDGLAALRREVALLGTAELTEVLRGAAVGQAGAPALRAVAAAYRGYARAHPGRYAALQRAPRADDEEAQRAAAGPVIVLAAVLRGFGIGDGQAVHAIRALRSALHGFVHLEANEGFKLPEDLEESYRLLVEGFVRAFESWPDDTAARAGDG comes from the coding sequence ATGCCTAGGGCCGGGCTGACCCCGCGCGTGGTGGCCGAGGAGGCCGCACGGTTGTGCGACGAGGAGGGGTTCGACGCGCTCACGCTGGCCTCACTGGCCAAGCGTGTGGGGGTGGCCGCGCCCAGTCTGTACAAACACGTCGACGGATTGGCCGCGCTGCGCCGTGAGGTCGCTCTCCTGGGGACGGCCGAACTGACCGAGGTCCTGCGCGGTGCGGCCGTCGGGCAGGCCGGGGCTCCGGCCCTGCGGGCGGTGGCCGCGGCCTACCGCGGTTACGCCCGTGCCCACCCCGGTCGCTACGCCGCGCTGCAACGCGCGCCGCGGGCCGATGACGAGGAGGCCCAACGCGCGGCCGCGGGTCCGGTCATCGTGTTGGCGGCGGTGTTGCGGGGCTTCGGGATCGGGGACGGCCAGGCGGTCCACGCGATCCGGGCGCTGCGCAGCGCGCTGCACGGGTTCGTGCACCTGGAGGCCAACGAGGGGTTCAAGCTGCCGGAGGACCTGGAGGAGAGCTACCGGCTCCTCGTCGAGGGGTTCGTGCGCGCGTTCGAGAGCTGGCCGGACGACACCGCGGCACGGGCCGGGGACGGCTGA
- a CDS encoding permease, with the protein MLAGHFGIAGMVKAWRPALPMGALLVATQLPDVLFLPLVLAGAEGMEAAEPGLSGYGSMWIHAPFTHALVSNVVLAVLVGVLVHLFLRDRWGRDAGAVLGAVVFSHWVLDLVVHRPDIAILPGGAGGLPSIGLGLWEIPLVAAALEGALVVVGAALYTWRALRDTPSRRRAWGYSAGITLLLVGSLVFDLTS; encoded by the coding sequence ATGCTGGCCGGACACTTCGGTATCGCGGGCATGGTCAAGGCCTGGCGGCCGGCACTGCCCATGGGCGCGCTGCTGGTGGCGACCCAACTCCCCGACGTACTCTTCCTCCCCCTCGTCCTGGCGGGCGCCGAGGGCATGGAGGCCGCCGAGCCCGGCCTGTCCGGCTACGGCTCGATGTGGATCCACGCGCCCTTCACGCACGCCCTGGTGAGCAATGTGGTGCTGGCGGTTCTGGTGGGCGTGCTGGTGCACCTGTTCCTGCGCGATCGGTGGGGGCGCGACGCGGGCGCGGTCCTGGGCGCGGTGGTGTTCAGCCACTGGGTGCTCGACCTGGTCGTGCACAGACCCGACATCGCGATCCTTCCGGGCGGCGCGGGCGGCCTGCCCTCGATCGGGCTGGGTCTGTGGGAGATCCCCCTGGTGGCGGCTGCGCTCGAAGGGGCGCTCGTGGTGGTGGGCGCCGCTCTGTACACCTGGCGGGCCCTCCGCGACACGCCGAGCCGCCGCCGGGCCTGGGGCTACAGCGCGGGGATCACGCTCTTGCTGGTGGGGTCACTGGTCTTCGACCTCACCTCCTGA
- a CDS encoding HNH endonuclease family protein, which translates to MPKKPSPRGTSLAAAVVGVLVVAAFVLHQLGVIDLESLDSSGGDVRANDAAASASDADQVLAWLDEIRIEDEDDPPGYDRALFPHWSTVEGACNTRETVLARDGQDVTADDECRAVSGTWDSIYDGESFTDGGDLDIDHMVPLKEGWRSGAHAWSTEERERFANDLERSPQLWAVSASSNRSKGDSDPSDWMPPNEDFHCDYVAAWIEVKHVWDLTVDADEETALREVLSGC; encoded by the coding sequence ATGCCCAAGAAACCATCCCCCAGAGGTACGAGCCTCGCCGCCGCCGTGGTCGGCGTCCTCGTGGTCGCCGCCTTCGTCCTCCACCAGTTGGGCGTGATCGACCTGGAGAGCCTGGACTCCTCCGGAGGCGACGTGCGGGCCAACGACGCCGCGGCCTCCGCCTCCGACGCCGACCAGGTCCTGGCGTGGTTGGACGAGATCCGGATCGAGGACGAGGACGATCCGCCCGGATACGACCGGGCACTGTTCCCCCACTGGAGCACGGTCGAGGGAGCCTGCAACACCCGGGAGACGGTCCTGGCCAGGGACGGCCAGGACGTGACGGCCGACGACGAGTGCCGGGCGGTGTCGGGGACCTGGGACAGCATCTACGACGGTGAGAGCTTCACCGACGGCGGTGACCTGGACATCGACCACATGGTGCCGCTCAAGGAGGGTTGGCGTTCGGGCGCGCACGCCTGGAGCACCGAGGAGCGGGAGCGGTTCGCCAACGACCTCGAACGCTCACCCCAGCTGTGGGCGGTGAGCGCGTCCAGCAACCGGTCCAAGGGCGATTCCGACCCCTCGGACTGGATGCCGCCGAACGAGGACTTCCACTGTGACTACGTCGCGGCGTGGATCGAGGTCAAGCACGTGTGGGACCTGACCGTGGACGCCGACGAGGAGACGGCGCTGCGCGAGGTGCTCTCCGGCTGCTGA
- the lhgO gene encoding L-2-hydroxyglutarate oxidase has protein sequence MRSSEHIGVVGGGIVGLALARRLLLQRPGVRVTVLEKEDRVAAHQTGHNSGVVHAGLYYKPGSLKATLCRRGVGLLREYCAEHGLAYDEAGKLVVALDAQDEERLDDIERRAKANGVPGVTRLGPEGLREIEPHAAGVAALHSPTTAITDFVAVAEQLADDVRRSGGRVLLNTPVLDLRQQDDGVRVLTGDPLGERRIHRFDRLVACAGLQSDRLARMAGAGPDPRVVPFRGHYHELVPERRHLVRGLIYPVPDPQYPFLGVHLTRHVHGEVMAGPNAVLATAREGYGFRDLDRAEFAQTLAWPGFWRLARRHWATGVRESLVSASRTVFARQARRLLPEITGADLRPARAGVRAQALGRDGALVDDFRVDAHGRVVCVRNAPSPAATSALAIAEYLADTHVPPR, from the coding sequence ATGCGCAGCAGTGAACACATCGGCGTCGTCGGCGGTGGCATCGTCGGCCTCGCCCTGGCCCGCCGCCTCCTCCTCCAACGCCCCGGCGTCCGCGTCACCGTCCTGGAGAAGGAGGACCGGGTCGCCGCCCACCAGACCGGACACAACAGCGGGGTCGTCCACGCCGGCCTCTACTACAAACCCGGGTCCCTCAAGGCCACCCTGTGCCGCCGCGGCGTCGGCCTGCTGCGCGAGTACTGCGCCGAGCACGGACTCGCCTACGACGAGGCCGGCAAGCTCGTGGTCGCCCTCGACGCGCAGGACGAGGAACGGCTGGACGACATCGAGCGCCGGGCGAAGGCGAACGGCGTCCCCGGCGTCACCCGGCTCGGCCCCGAGGGCCTGCGCGAGATCGAGCCCCACGCCGCCGGCGTCGCCGCCCTCCACTCGCCCACGACCGCCATCACCGACTTCGTGGCCGTCGCCGAGCAGCTCGCCGACGACGTGCGCCGGTCGGGTGGACGCGTCCTGCTCAACACCCCGGTCCTGGATCTGCGCCAGCAGGACGACGGCGTACGCGTCCTGACCGGTGACCCACTCGGTGAACGACGGATCCACCGCTTCGACCGGTTGGTGGCCTGCGCCGGCCTGCAGAGCGACCGGCTCGCCAGGATGGCGGGGGCCGGACCCGATCCGCGCGTAGTCCCCTTCCGCGGGCACTACCACGAACTCGTGCCCGAACGCCGCCACCTCGTGCGGGGCCTGATCTATCCGGTGCCCGACCCCCAGTACCCGTTCCTGGGCGTGCACCTGACCCGCCACGTCCACGGGGAGGTCATGGCCGGGCCCAACGCCGTGCTCGCCACCGCGCGCGAGGGCTACGGCTTCCGCGACCTGGACAGGGCCGAGTTCGCCCAGACCCTCGCCTGGCCCGGCTTCTGGCGTCTGGCGCGGCGGCACTGGGCCACCGGAGTGCGCGAGTCCCTGGTCTCCGCCTCGAGGACGGTGTTCGCCCGTCAGGCGCGGCGGCTGCTGCCGGAGATCACCGGCGCGGACCTGCGTCCGGCGCGGGCGGGCGTGCGGGCCCAGGCCCTGGGCCGCGACGGCGCCCTGGTCGACGACTTCCGGGTGGACGCCCACGGCCGTGTGGTGTGCGTGCGCAACGCGCCCTCGCCCGCGGCGACCTCCGCGCTCGCCATCGCCGAGTACCTCGCCGACACCCACGTCCCGCCCCGCTGA
- a CDS encoding DUF742 domain-containing protein produces MRGDGAHARPMIGHVPAQAPAAEPRLPEPPAAAGEEDTERFLRPYAVEAGTGGRSTARTSEPPDDLDMLTLIVAARLPGEHEALQPERATILLRAVHARTLAELAAEVRLPMGQVRSMVARMIADGSLQRCGPSRPLERQDILHAVLVGLRSL; encoded by the coding sequence ATGAGAGGTGACGGCGCCCACGCCCGGCCCATGATCGGCCACGTTCCCGCCCAGGCGCCCGCGGCCGAGCCCAGGCTCCCGGAACCGCCCGCGGCCGCCGGCGAGGAGGACACGGAACGGTTCCTGCGCCCCTACGCCGTGGAGGCCGGAACGGGCGGCCGCTCCACGGCGCGGACGAGCGAGCCCCCCGACGACCTGGACATGCTCACGCTGATCGTGGCGGCCCGACTGCCCGGCGAACACGAAGCGCTCCAACCCGAACGCGCGACCATCCTGCTGCGCGCCGTCCACGCCCGCACCCTCGCCGAACTCGCGGCGGAGGTGCGCCTGCCGATGGGGCAGGTCAGGAGCATGGTCGCCCGGATGATCGCCGACGGCTCCCTCCAGCGCTGCGGGCCCTCCCGGCCGCTGGAACGCCAGGACATCCTGCACGCGGTCCTGGTCGGCCTGCGCTCCCTGTGA
- a CDS encoding nitrate- and nitrite sensing domain-containing protein, producing the protein MRRNRDHASTIRGQLTRIVLIPSLCFLALWLVVAAVGTVQAVQLMGDVGRAAEGTETFSRAATELRDERRDTLVHLGRSENEGAGDQAGPDLGEQRESTDAAVAEAVALAERLRDAQDDEVERSAATVAAAPEALAETRELVDDLALDREEALLRFGELIDGAESAITALVHTTDGGENLTDAVLTRELMGAHDDYATADALLAGVIAGGEMSYEETAHFTYLTASYRSTLSTVAPTLHPSLQRRYESMTGREGWRQAEDLSRQVVTRTPIVERDPEEGPPPLGEPDAQWNTQVGIGATAWDEASAASSAHLGSLALSQAERTVDLAWSAALLRVALGVAAAVATLVGGVAAISVVSRSSRRLTDRLVRLRSQILDRDDDLPDIVERAQRGQKVDVQEELPPLDDIGSDEIGQVAEAFDSAQLTAVEAAVRQAEIRRGANRAYLGIAFRNQNLVQRQLRLLDEIEYNEQDPEALRRLFRLDHLATRARRYADNLIILGGGQSVRRWRQPRPLVDVLRAAIAETEDFDRVRLTSAPRVLMHGQAVADVVHLLAELVENATQFSPAGAPVDVSCAPVVGGLTVEVEDRGLGMSEHGYAAAERTLTQPPEFDVMELPEDPRLGLFVVARLAERHGIRVWLRPSSYGGTRATALLPESLLEPVESPVPVSAAPSGGHEASGGRPRPPAPTTGPQTSVAHEGAESAGGPPRPVHGAPDVTGPQQRVGQGAEGVPAGPEAGARSNGASTGPQWSVSVTGPQQQVGQASEGMPAVPEPGGHSNGQSTGPQWSVSVTGPQRGVGGGEGVRPGPAHGARPSGTPSGAPQSGPQPHVGRGADGALSGGDVLGLSGDRSVTGPQWSVSVTGPQQGLGGGEGVRPGPAHGPRPGGVPSNSSQSGPQRPLDAGRGHGPEHAERAIGPPQAPVTGPQRPVVPGPDGAGAPGDPGRAPWPGDRPGPARPWNGADDPAPAGPGHSARQRDLHALVALSQAQTSRGRGARQAPEGPTHADPHGDGPPQAAASGPQRPMPHHGPAGHEPRGTAPAPVPPYQVPDPSTGPRAPLPKRVRPSSAPPTGAQPVVAPPGCEHPDRPYDTHASRPTPPDGFGRVLAPDTPPEARDER; encoded by the coding sequence ATGCGCAGAAACCGCGACCACGCGTCCACGATCCGCGGTCAGCTCACCCGCATCGTGCTGATCCCGAGCCTGTGCTTCCTCGCACTGTGGCTCGTGGTGGCGGCCGTCGGCACCGTGCAGGCGGTCCAACTCATGGGCGACGTCGGACGCGCCGCCGAGGGCACCGAGACCTTCTCCCGTGCCGCGACCGAACTGCGCGACGAACGCCGCGACACCCTGGTCCACCTGGGCCGGAGCGAGAACGAGGGCGCCGGCGACCAGGCCGGACCCGACCTGGGCGAGCAGCGCGAGAGCACCGACGCGGCCGTGGCCGAGGCGGTCGCCCTGGCCGAACGGCTCCGCGACGCCCAGGACGACGAGGTCGAGCGCAGCGCCGCCACCGTCGCCGCCGCCCCCGAAGCGCTGGCCGAGACGCGCGAACTGGTCGACGACCTCGCCCTCGACCGGGAGGAGGCGCTCCTGCGCTTCGGGGAGCTGATCGACGGCGCCGAGTCCGCCATCACCGCGCTCGTCCACACCACCGACGGGGGAGAGAACCTCACCGACGCGGTCCTGACCCGCGAACTCATGGGCGCCCACGACGACTACGCCACCGCCGACGCGCTGTTGGCCGGAGTGATCGCCGGCGGGGAGATGAGCTACGAGGAGACCGCGCACTTCACCTACCTCACCGCCTCCTACCGCTCCACGCTCTCCACCGTCGCCCCGACCCTGCACCCGTCGCTCCAGCGCCGCTACGAGTCGATGACCGGCCGCGAGGGCTGGCGGCAAGCCGAAGACCTCAGCCGCCAGGTCGTGACCCGGACACCGATCGTCGAGCGCGACCCCGAGGAGGGACCGCCTCCCCTCGGAGAACCCGACGCCCAGTGGAACACGCAGGTGGGCATCGGCGCCACGGCGTGGGACGAGGCCTCGGCCGCCTCGTCCGCGCACCTGGGCTCGCTCGCCCTCTCCCAGGCCGAGCGCACGGTGGACCTGGCCTGGAGCGCGGCCCTGCTGCGCGTGGCCCTCGGCGTGGCCGCGGCGGTGGCCACACTCGTGGGCGGGGTGGCCGCCATCTCCGTGGTCAGCCGGTCCTCGCGCCGCCTGACCGACCGCCTCGTACGGCTGCGCTCGCAGATCCTGGACCGCGACGACGACCTGCCCGACATCGTCGAACGCGCGCAGCGGGGCCAGAAGGTCGACGTCCAGGAGGAGCTGCCCCCGCTCGACGACATCGGCAGCGACGAGATCGGACAGGTCGCGGAGGCCTTCGACTCCGCCCAGCTGACCGCGGTGGAGGCCGCCGTACGCCAGGCCGAGATCCGCCGCGGCGCCAACCGGGCCTACCTGGGCATCGCCTTTCGCAACCAGAACCTCGTCCAGCGCCAACTGCGGCTGCTCGACGAGATCGAGTACAACGAGCAGGACCCCGAGGCACTGCGCCGGCTCTTCCGCCTCGACCACCTGGCGACCCGGGCACGGCGCTACGCCGACAACCTCATCATCCTGGGCGGCGGCCAGTCGGTGCGCCGGTGGCGCCAACCGCGTCCGCTGGTGGACGTGCTGCGGGCCGCCATCGCCGAGACCGAGGACTTCGACCGGGTCCGCCTGACCTCCGCGCCCCGCGTCCTCATGCACGGGCAGGCGGTCGCCGACGTGGTCCACCTCCTCGCCGAGCTGGTGGAGAACGCCACCCAGTTCTCCCCGGCGGGCGCGCCGGTGGACGTCAGCTGCGCACCCGTGGTCGGCGGCCTCACCGTGGAGGTGGAGGACCGCGGCCTGGGGATGTCCGAGCACGGCTACGCGGCGGCCGAGCGCACGCTCACGCAGCCGCCGGAGTTCGACGTCATGGAGCTGCCGGAGGACCCCCGCCTGGGTCTGTTCGTGGTGGCCAGGCTGGCCGAGCGGCACGGTATCCGGGTCTGGCTGAGGCCCTCCTCCTACGGCGGGACCAGGGCCACGGCGCTCCTGCCGGAATCCCTGCTCGAACCGGTGGAGAGCCCCGTCCCGGTCTCCGCCGCGCCATCGGGCGGCCACGAGGCATCAGGGGGCCGACCGCGGCCCCCGGCCCCGACCACAGGACCGCAGACGTCCGTGGCGCACGAGGGTGCCGAGTCCGCCGGCGGCCCCCCCAGGCCCGTCCACGGTGCTCCCGACGTGACCGGTCCCCAGCAGCGGGTGGGACAGGGGGCGGAGGGGGTGCCCGCGGGTCCCGAAGCGGGCGCTCGTTCGAACGGTGCGTCCACGGGTCCGCAGTGGTCGGTGTCGGTGACGGGGCCCCAGCAGCAGGTGGGGCAGGCATCGGAGGGGATGCCCGCGGTTCCCGAACCGGGTGGTCATTCGAACGGGCAGTCCACGGGGCCGCAGTGGTCGGTGTCGGTGACGGGTCCCCAGCGGGGTGTGGGTGGCGGGGAGGGTGTTCGTCCGGGTCCCGCGCACGGCGCCCGTCCGAGCGGGACCCCGTCGGGCGCGCCACAGAGCGGCCCGCAGCCGCACGTGGGCCGCGGAGCGGACGGAGCCCTCAGCGGGGGCGACGTGCTCGGGCTCTCCGGTGACCGTTCGGTGACGGGTCCGCAGTGGTCGGTGTCGGTGACCGGTCCTCAGCAGGGTCTGGGTGGCGGGGAGGGTGTTCGTCCGGGTCCCGCGCACGGCCCCCGTCCGGGCGGAGTCCCGTCGAACTCCTCGCAGAGCGGCCCGCAGCGGCCGCTGGACGCGGGGCGCGGCCACGGTCCGGAGCACGCCGAGCGAGCGATCGGCCCGCCCCAGGCGCCGGTGACCGGCCCGCAGCGGCCGGTCGTGCCCGGCCCGGACGGGGCCGGGGCTCCGGGCGACCCCGGCCGAGCGCCCTGGCCGGGAGACCGGCCCGGTCCCGCGCGGCCCTGGAACGGGGCGGACGACCCGGCGCCGGCCGGCCCCGGGCACTCCGCCCGCCAGCGCGACCTGCACGCCCTGGTCGCGCTCTCCCAGGCCCAGACGTCGAGGGGCCGGGGCGCGCGCCAGGCCCCGGAAGGGCCGACCCACGCCGATCCGCACGGTGACGGACCGCCCCAGGCGGCCGCGAGCGGCCCCCAGCGCCCCATGCCGCACCACGGCCCCGCGGGTCACGAACCCCGGGGTACCGCCCCTGCCCCCGTGCCGCCGTACCAGGTGCCCGACCCCTCCACCGGCCCGCGCGCGCCGCTGCCCAAGCGGGTGCGTCCGTCCTCCGCGCCGCCCACGGGAGCGCAACCGGTGGTCGCGCCACCCGGTTGCGAACACCCCGACCGGCCGTACGACACCCACGCGTCCCGGCCCACTCCGCCCGACGGCTTCGGCCGGGTCCTCGCTCCCGACACACCGCCGGAGGCCCGCGATGAGAGGTGA
- a CDS encoding sirohydrochlorin chelatase — protein sequence MRNSDRLPPRELPKRRSGRHRNPLSFDNWFGTPALIMAVPGTAEQARGADGGSIGERMADLVRAYRPEVTIRHGHIEGDEQSLDEALAGLERSEGRPLAGVVVPLVTAPHNAMSAAIDSAVSRARADVRVTEGLGPHPMLAEVLHLRLAEAGFVRADRMRLISVVARNNTMADGVVVGAVGGEAAAGAAGVSAVLLAARLGLTVLPADLENPAAIEQVLDQLRQGGCQRPVIAPSALGPELRTAELEELAGRFGARLGAPLGADSLLGKIAALRYAEVLNSLGVEQPPTAEELPAPVGSRHRPES from the coding sequence ATGCGAAACTCTGATCGACTTCCTCCACGTGAACTGCCCAAGCGGCGTTCGGGCCGACACCGCAACCCCCTGTCGTTCGACAACTGGTTCGGAACGCCCGCACTGATCATGGCGGTCCCCGGCACGGCCGAACAGGCCAGGGGCGCCGACGGCGGGTCGATCGGTGAGCGCATGGCCGACCTGGTGCGGGCCTACCGCCCCGAGGTCACCATCCGCCACGGCCACATCGAGGGTGACGAGCAGTCCCTGGACGAGGCCCTCGCCGGTCTGGAGCGGTCCGAGGGCCGCCCCCTGGCCGGAGTGGTCGTCCCCCTGGTCACCGCACCGCACAACGCGATGTCGGCCGCCATCGACTCGGCGGTCTCCCGCGCCCGCGCCGACGTACGCGTCACCGAGGGCCTGGGACCGCACCCGATGCTCGCCGAGGTCCTGCACCTGCGCCTGGCCGAGGCCGGGTTCGTCCGCGCCGACCGCATGCGCCTGATCAGTGTGGTGGCGCGCAACAACACGATGGCGGACGGCGTCGTCGTGGGCGCGGTCGGCGGTGAGGCCGCCGCCGGTGCCGCCGGTGTGTCCGCCGTCCTGCTGGCCGCCCGCCTCGGCCTGACCGTGCTGCCCGCCGACCTGGAGAACCCCGCCGCCATCGAGCAGGTCCTGGACCAGCTGCGGCAGGGCGGGTGCCAGCGGCCGGTCATCGCGCCCAGCGCGCTGGGCCCGGAGCTGCGCACCGCCGAACTGGAGGAGCTGGCCGGACGCTTCGGCGCCCGCCTCGGCGCCCCACTGGGCGCCGACAGCCTGCTGGGCAAGATCGCCGCGCTGCGCTACGCCGAGGTCCTGAACTCCCTCGGTGTGGAACAGCCGCCGACCGCCGAAGAGCTTCCGGCGCCCGTCGGCTCCCGGCACCGGCCGGAGTCCTGA
- a CDS encoding ATP/GTP-binding protein, with amino-acid sequence MASADSETGPGTPEAIPQAVKIIVAGGFGAGKTTLVASVSEITPLSTEEVMTEASYGVDDLGGVESKSTTTVALDFGRITINDDIVLYLFGTPGQDRFWFMWDELSAGALGAVVLADTRRLDTCFHAVDFFERQGLPFVVAVNRFVGSEPYEAAEVREALDVPAAVPVMMTDARERDSCRDVLVELVTHVMRTRSPAMTG; translated from the coding sequence ATGGCATCCGCAGACTCTGAGACCGGCCCGGGAACGCCGGAGGCGATCCCGCAGGCCGTCAAGATCATCGTCGCCGGGGGATTCGGCGCCGGCAAGACCACCCTGGTGGCCTCGGTCAGCGAGATCACCCCGCTGAGCACGGAGGAGGTGATGACCGAGGCCAGCTACGGCGTGGACGACCTGGGCGGGGTGGAGAGCAAGAGCACCACCACCGTCGCGCTCGACTTCGGCCGCATCACGATCAACGACGACATCGTCCTCTACCTCTTCGGCACGCCCGGACAGGACCGGTTCTGGTTCATGTGGGACGAACTCTCCGCCGGAGCCCTGGGCGCCGTCGTCCTGGCCGACACCCGCAGGCTGGACACCTGCTTCCACGCGGTGGACTTCTTCGAACGCCAGGGGCTGCCGTTCGTCGTCGCGGTGAACCGGTTCGTCGGCTCGGAGCCCTACGAGGCCGCCGAGGTGCGCGAGGCACTCGACGTCCCCGCCGCGGTCCCCGTCATGATGACCGACGCACGCGAACGCGATTCGTGCCGGGACGTGCTGGTGGAACTGGTCACCCACGTGATGCGCACCCGCAGCCCCGCCATGACGGGGTGA
- a CDS encoding DUF742 domain-containing protein, whose protein sequence is MEAAAGAAREGPTPFLRRGGGHPTSEGPSAGVARGDAPSDPLVRPYTLTRGRTRPRSAGPALDMITIVVAARDREEHHLEPEYKEILRLCHRPISVAEISARLDIPMTVVKVLLGDLVAEGDVRTRAAVPVTRLPEKKVLQAVLDGIRRL, encoded by the coding sequence GTGGAGGCCGCGGCCGGCGCCGCGAGGGAGGGGCCGACGCCCTTCCTGCGGCGCGGCGGGGGCCACCCCACCTCCGAAGGGCCCTCCGCGGGAGTGGCGCGGGGCGACGCGCCCTCCGACCCCCTCGTGCGCCCCTACACCCTGACCAGGGGGCGGACCCGACCGCGGTCCGCGGGCCCCGCCCTGGACATGATCACGATCGTGGTGGCTGCGCGCGACCGGGAGGAGCACCACCTCGAACCTGAGTACAAGGAGATCCTGCGGCTGTGCCACAGGCCCATCTCCGTCGCGGAGATCTCCGCGCGGCTCGACATCCCCATGACGGTCGTCAAGGTGCTCCTGGGCGACCTCGTCGCCGAGGGCGACGTGCGCACGCGGGCGGCCGTGCCCGTGACCCGACTCCCCGAGAAGAAAGTACTTCAGGCGGTACTCGATGGCATCCGCAGACTCTGA
- a CDS encoding roadblock/LC7 domain-containing protein, translating to MVGMSGASDNLDWLLDDLVDRVVGAAHAIVLSSDGLLLGGSRGLASQDAEHLSAVASAFQSLARGTGRHFGGGEVRQTVVEMEHSYLFVTAAGAGACLAVLATEDADVGLVAYEMNLRVKRVGQFLTAAPRRAGHLSAMGGAGS from the coding sequence ATGGTGGGAATGAGCGGGGCCTCGGACAACCTTGACTGGCTCCTGGACGACCTGGTGGACCGGGTCGTCGGAGCCGCACACGCGATCGTCCTGTCGTCGGACGGCCTGCTCCTGGGTGGTTCGCGAGGACTTGCCTCCCAGGACGCCGAGCACCTGTCGGCGGTGGCGTCGGCCTTCCAGAGCCTGGCACGGGGGACCGGGCGCCACTTCGGTGGAGGAGAGGTCCGCCAGACCGTGGTGGAGATGGAGCACTCCTACCTCTTCGTCACCGCGGCGGGCGCGGGCGCCTGCCTGGCGGTGCTGGCGACCGAGGACGCCGACGTGGGCCTGGTCGCCTACGAGATGAACCTGCGCGTCAAGCGCGTGGGCCAGTTCCTCACCGCCGCGCCGCGGCGCGCGGGCCACCTCTCCGCGATGGGCGGTGCGGGGTCGTGA